In Citrus sinensis cultivar Valencia sweet orange chromosome 2, DVS_A1.0, whole genome shotgun sequence, a single genomic region encodes these proteins:
- the LOC102619836 gene encoding leucine--tRNA ligase, chloroplastic/mitochondrial isoform X2 gives MNTQHIHIQFLPQSFSFQKQCTSFTVVKRPSWFNSCSTSGAIVRCSVNEIEEQKQKQQVVKRAYPFHEIEPKWQSYWENNRTFRTPDEIDTSKPKFYVLDMFPYPSGAGLHVGHPLGYTATDILARLKRMQGYNVLHPMGWDAFGLPAEQYAIETGTHPKITTLRNINRFRTQLKSLGFSYDWNREISTIEPAYYKWTQWIFLQLLKRGLAYQAEVPVNWCPALGTVLANEEVVDGVSERGGHPVIRKPMRQWMLKITEYADRLLDDLDDLDWPESVKEMQRNWIGRSEGAEMDFRVLDSDGQERDIKITVYTTRPDTIFGATYLVVAPEHPLLSSLVSTTQSQNIEEYKNLASRKSDLERTELQKEKTGVFSGCYARNPASGEAIPIWVADYVLGSYGTGAIMAVPAHDTRDHEFALKFDISIHSVVMPDDESSSQSEKAYTGEGLIVNSSNLISGLDINGLSCQEATSKVIEWAEKTGNGKKKVNYKLRDWLFARQRYWGEPIPVVFLDGTGETVPLHEAELPLTLPELDDFTPTGTGEPPLSKAVSWVQTTEHSSGKPARRETSTMPQWAGSCWYYLRFMDPKNSKELVDKTKERYWSPVDVYVGGAEHAVLHLLYARFWHKVQYMVCKDVDGSYISADSTDTLGEYEQESIPEEKVMKSGDFFVMKDNPNIRLIARAHKMSKSRGNVVNPDDVVTEYGADSLRLYEMFMGPFRDSKTWNTSGIEGVHRFLGRMWRLIVGSSLPDGTFKGGTVVNDEEPTLEQLCTLHKCIAKVTEEIEGTRFNTGISAMMEFINAAYKWEKHPRKIIEPFILLLAPYAPHMSEELWFRLGHSNSLAYESFPKANPDYLKDSTIVLPIQINGKTRGTIQVEEGCSEEEAFKLASLDEKLSKFLDGKSIKKRIYVPGRILNVILDRQNTKASVR, from the exons ATGAACACACAACACATTCATATCCAATTTCTTCCTCAATcgttttcttttcaaaaacagTGTACAAGTTTTACTGTTGTAAAGAGACCCAGTTGGTTCAATTCTTGTTCTACAAGTGGGGCTATAGTTAGGTGCTCTGTGAATGAAATTGAAGAGCAGAAGCAAAAGCAGCAAGTGGTGAAGAGGGCATATCCATTTCACGAGATTGAACCAAAATGGCAGAGTTATTGGGAAAACAATCGAACGTTTAGAACCCCGGATGAAATTGACACCTCTAAGCCCAAGTTCTATGTTCTTGACATGTTCCCTTATCCCAG CGGAGCCGGTTTACATGTAGGCCATCCATTGGGATATACTGCTACCGATATTCTTGCAAGGCTAAAACGTATGCAAGGTTACAATGTCTTGCATCCAATGGGATGGGATGCATTTGGCTTGCCTGCTGAGCAATATGCAATTGAG ACGGGAACCCACCCAAAAATCACAACTTTGAGGAACATTAATCGCTTTCGCACCCAG CTCAAATCATTGGGTTTCTCGTATGACTGGAACCGTGAGATCTCCACAATAGAACCAGCTTATTATAAATGGACTCAGTGGATCTTTCTTCAGCTATTAAAGAGAGGATTGGCCTATCAG GCTGAAGTGCCTGTCAATTGGTGTCCTGCTCTTGGCACGGTCTTAGCAAATGAGGAAGTGGTCGATGGTGTGAGTGAGCGAGGGGGTCATCCAGTAATAAGAAAG CCAATGCGGCAATGGATGCTCAAGATTACTGAATATGCTGATCGTCTTCTTGACGATTTAGACGACCTTGACTGGCCCGAAAGTGTAAAGGAAATGCAAAGGAACTGGATAGGGAGGTCAGAAGGGGCTGAGATGGACTTTCGTGTTCTTGACAGTGATGGTCAGGAAAGAGACATAAAAATTACTGTTTATACTACCAGGCCTGATACCATCTTTGGGGCAAC ATATTTAGTTGTGGCACCAGAGCATCCCTTGTTATCATCATTAGTGTCCACAACACAGAGCCAAAAT ATAGAGGAATATAAAAACCTTGCGTCAAGAAAGAGTGACCTTGAGAGGACTGAGcttcagaaagaaaaaacCGGGGTCTTTAGTGGTTGTTATGCAAGAAATCCAGCCAGTGGGGAAGCAATCCCAATATGGGTTGCAGATTATGTTTTAGGAAG TTATGGAACAGGAGCAATTATGGCTGTGCCTGCTCATGACACCCGTGACCATGAGTTTGCTTTAAAGTTTGATATTTCAATTCATTCCGTTGTGATGCCAGATGACGAAAGTAGCAGTCAATCTGAGAAGGCTTATACTGGTGAAGGTCTCATTGTGAATTCATCAAATTTGATCTCAGGGCTTGATATCAATGGCTTGTCATGCCAAGAAGCTACTTCAAAAGTCATTGAGTGGGCTGAGAAGACTGgaaatggaaagaaaaag GTGAACTACAAGCTGAGGGACTGGCTTTTTGCTCGACAACGTTATTGGGGGGAACCTATTCCTGTCGTATTCTTGGATGGTACTGGTGAGACTGTTCCACTTCATGAAGCTGAACTGCCTCTTACCCTTCCTGAGTTGGATGATTTCACTCCCACTGGTACAGGGGAACCCCCATTATCAAAAGCGGTGTCTTGG GTTCAAACCACAGAGCATTCATCTGGAAAACCTGCTAGACGAGAAACAAGCACTATGCCACAGTGGGCTGGTTCCTGCTG GTACTATTTGAGATTTATGGATCCAAAAAATTCCAAAGAATTAGTGGATAAGACAAAAGAAAG GTACTGGAGCCCCGTGGATGTGTATGTTGGAGGTGCTGAACATGCAGTTCTTCATTTACTTTATGCTAGATTCTGGCACAAG GTGCAATACATGGTTTGTAAAGATGTGGATGGAAGCTATATATCTGCAGACTCAACTGATACATTGGGTGAATATGAGCAGGAGAGCATTCCTGAGGAGAAA GTCATGAAGTCCGGGGATTTCTTTGTAATGAAAGACAATCCTAACATCCGTTTAATAGCTCGTGCACACAAAATGAGTAAAAGTAGGGGAAATGTTGTGAATCCAGATGATGTTGTTACTGAATATGGTGCTGATTCTCTTCGTTTATATGAAATGTTCATGGGGCCATTTAG AGACTCCAAAACCTGGAATACTAGTGGTATTGAAGGTGTCCACCGATTTTTGGGAAGGATGTGGAGGTTGATTGTAGGTTCATCCTTGCCTGATGGCACTTTCAAAGGTGGCACTGTGGTAAATGATGAAGAACCTACTTTAGAACAACTGTGTACTCTGCATAAATGCATAGCAAAG GTGACAGAAGAAATTGAAGGGACAAGGTTCAACACTGGTATTTCAGCAATGATGGAGTTCATTAATGCAGCATATAag TGGGAGAAACACCCAAGAAAAATCATTGaaccatttattttgttgctgGCGCCTTATGCACCTCACATGTCTGAAGAACTTTGGTTTCGCTTGGGACACTCAAATTCTTTAGCATATGAGTCCTTTCCCAAG gcAAATCCTGATTACTTGAAGGACTCGACCATTGTGCTACCGATTCAGATTAATGGCAAGACCAGGGGTACCATTCAGGTTGAAGAAGGATGTTCCGAGGAGGAAGCTTTCAAACTAGCTTCCCTGGATGAGAAACTTTCCAAGTTTCTGGATGGGAAATCAatcaaaaaaagaatatatgttCCTGGAAGGATCTTGAATGTAATTTTGGACCGTCAAAACACCAAGGCAAGCGTCCGATAA
- the LOC102619836 gene encoding leucine--tRNA ligase, chloroplastic/mitochondrial isoform X1 gives MNTQHIHIQFLPQSFSFQKQCTSFTVVKRPSWFNSCSTSGAIVRCSVNEIEEQKQKQQVVKRAYPFHEIEPKWQSYWENNRTFRTPDEIDTSKPKFYVLDMFPYPSGAGLHVGHPLGYTATDILARLKRMQGYNVLHPMGWDAFGLPAEQYAIETGTHPKITTLRNINRFRTQLKSLGFSYDWNREISTIEPAYYKWTQWIFLQLLKRGLAYQAEVPVNWCPALGTVLANEEVVDGVSERGGHPVIRKPMRQWMLKITEYADRLLDDLDDLDWPESVKEMQRNWIGRSEGAEMDFRVLDSDGQERDIKITVYTTRPDTIFGATYLVVAPEHPLLSSLVSTTQSQNIEEYKNLASRKSDLERTELQKEKTGVFSGCYARNPASGEAIPIWVADYVLGSYGTGAIMAVPAHDTRDHEFALKFDISIHSVVMPDDESSSQSEKAYTGEGLIVNSSNLISGLDINGLSCQEATSKVIEWAEKTGNGKKKVNYKLRDWLFARQRYWGEPIPVVFLDGTGETVPLHEAELPLTLPELDDFTPTGTGEPPLSKAVSWVQTTEHSSGKPARRETSTMPQWAGSCWYYLRFMDPKNSKELVDKTKERYWSPVDVYVGGAEHAVLHLLYARFWHKVLYDIGVVSTKEPFKCVINQGIILGEVQYMVCKDVDGSYISADSTDTLGEYEQESIPEEKVMKSGDFFVMKDNPNIRLIARAHKMSKSRGNVVNPDDVVTEYGADSLRLYEMFMGPFRDSKTWNTSGIEGVHRFLGRMWRLIVGSSLPDGTFKGGTVVNDEEPTLEQLCTLHKCIAKVTEEIEGTRFNTGISAMMEFINAAYKWEKHPRKIIEPFILLLAPYAPHMSEELWFRLGHSNSLAYESFPKANPDYLKDSTIVLPIQINGKTRGTIQVEEGCSEEEAFKLASLDEKLSKFLDGKSIKKRIYVPGRILNVILDRQNTKASVR, from the exons ATGAACACACAACACATTCATATCCAATTTCTTCCTCAATcgttttcttttcaaaaacagTGTACAAGTTTTACTGTTGTAAAGAGACCCAGTTGGTTCAATTCTTGTTCTACAAGTGGGGCTATAGTTAGGTGCTCTGTGAATGAAATTGAAGAGCAGAAGCAAAAGCAGCAAGTGGTGAAGAGGGCATATCCATTTCACGAGATTGAACCAAAATGGCAGAGTTATTGGGAAAACAATCGAACGTTTAGAACCCCGGATGAAATTGACACCTCTAAGCCCAAGTTCTATGTTCTTGACATGTTCCCTTATCCCAG CGGAGCCGGTTTACATGTAGGCCATCCATTGGGATATACTGCTACCGATATTCTTGCAAGGCTAAAACGTATGCAAGGTTACAATGTCTTGCATCCAATGGGATGGGATGCATTTGGCTTGCCTGCTGAGCAATATGCAATTGAG ACGGGAACCCACCCAAAAATCACAACTTTGAGGAACATTAATCGCTTTCGCACCCAG CTCAAATCATTGGGTTTCTCGTATGACTGGAACCGTGAGATCTCCACAATAGAACCAGCTTATTATAAATGGACTCAGTGGATCTTTCTTCAGCTATTAAAGAGAGGATTGGCCTATCAG GCTGAAGTGCCTGTCAATTGGTGTCCTGCTCTTGGCACGGTCTTAGCAAATGAGGAAGTGGTCGATGGTGTGAGTGAGCGAGGGGGTCATCCAGTAATAAGAAAG CCAATGCGGCAATGGATGCTCAAGATTACTGAATATGCTGATCGTCTTCTTGACGATTTAGACGACCTTGACTGGCCCGAAAGTGTAAAGGAAATGCAAAGGAACTGGATAGGGAGGTCAGAAGGGGCTGAGATGGACTTTCGTGTTCTTGACAGTGATGGTCAGGAAAGAGACATAAAAATTACTGTTTATACTACCAGGCCTGATACCATCTTTGGGGCAAC ATATTTAGTTGTGGCACCAGAGCATCCCTTGTTATCATCATTAGTGTCCACAACACAGAGCCAAAAT ATAGAGGAATATAAAAACCTTGCGTCAAGAAAGAGTGACCTTGAGAGGACTGAGcttcagaaagaaaaaacCGGGGTCTTTAGTGGTTGTTATGCAAGAAATCCAGCCAGTGGGGAAGCAATCCCAATATGGGTTGCAGATTATGTTTTAGGAAG TTATGGAACAGGAGCAATTATGGCTGTGCCTGCTCATGACACCCGTGACCATGAGTTTGCTTTAAAGTTTGATATTTCAATTCATTCCGTTGTGATGCCAGATGACGAAAGTAGCAGTCAATCTGAGAAGGCTTATACTGGTGAAGGTCTCATTGTGAATTCATCAAATTTGATCTCAGGGCTTGATATCAATGGCTTGTCATGCCAAGAAGCTACTTCAAAAGTCATTGAGTGGGCTGAGAAGACTGgaaatggaaagaaaaag GTGAACTACAAGCTGAGGGACTGGCTTTTTGCTCGACAACGTTATTGGGGGGAACCTATTCCTGTCGTATTCTTGGATGGTACTGGTGAGACTGTTCCACTTCATGAAGCTGAACTGCCTCTTACCCTTCCTGAGTTGGATGATTTCACTCCCACTGGTACAGGGGAACCCCCATTATCAAAAGCGGTGTCTTGG GTTCAAACCACAGAGCATTCATCTGGAAAACCTGCTAGACGAGAAACAAGCACTATGCCACAGTGGGCTGGTTCCTGCTG GTACTATTTGAGATTTATGGATCCAAAAAATTCCAAAGAATTAGTGGATAAGACAAAAGAAAG GTACTGGAGCCCCGTGGATGTGTATGTTGGAGGTGCTGAACATGCAGTTCTTCATTTACTTTATGCTAGATTCTGGCACAAG GTTCTCTATGACATTGGTGTGGTGTCAACCAAAGAGCCCTTCAAGTGTGTAATAAACCAGGGGATTATTCTGGGGGAA GTGCAATACATGGTTTGTAAAGATGTGGATGGAAGCTATATATCTGCAGACTCAACTGATACATTGGGTGAATATGAGCAGGAGAGCATTCCTGAGGAGAAA GTCATGAAGTCCGGGGATTTCTTTGTAATGAAAGACAATCCTAACATCCGTTTAATAGCTCGTGCACACAAAATGAGTAAAAGTAGGGGAAATGTTGTGAATCCAGATGATGTTGTTACTGAATATGGTGCTGATTCTCTTCGTTTATATGAAATGTTCATGGGGCCATTTAG AGACTCCAAAACCTGGAATACTAGTGGTATTGAAGGTGTCCACCGATTTTTGGGAAGGATGTGGAGGTTGATTGTAGGTTCATCCTTGCCTGATGGCACTTTCAAAGGTGGCACTGTGGTAAATGATGAAGAACCTACTTTAGAACAACTGTGTACTCTGCATAAATGCATAGCAAAG GTGACAGAAGAAATTGAAGGGACAAGGTTCAACACTGGTATTTCAGCAATGATGGAGTTCATTAATGCAGCATATAag TGGGAGAAACACCCAAGAAAAATCATTGaaccatttattttgttgctgGCGCCTTATGCACCTCACATGTCTGAAGAACTTTGGTTTCGCTTGGGACACTCAAATTCTTTAGCATATGAGTCCTTTCCCAAG gcAAATCCTGATTACTTGAAGGACTCGACCATTGTGCTACCGATTCAGATTAATGGCAAGACCAGGGGTACCATTCAGGTTGAAGAAGGATGTTCCGAGGAGGAAGCTTTCAAACTAGCTTCCCTGGATGAGAAACTTTCCAAGTTTCTGGATGGGAAATCAatcaaaaaaagaatatatgttCCTGGAAGGATCTTGAATGTAATTTTGGACCGTCAAAACACCAAGGCAAGCGTCCGATAA